The window CCCGCTTTTTGACACAAATTCGAACCCGGCACTCACACCGGCATCAAATGCACGAAAATATCGTTTATCGTTTACATCTTTTGGATTCTTATCATTACTTAAAGCATTGTTTTTTACATCGTCCACTAATACCATACCAGACACGCTATTGGTAATCTTTGTTTTTATCTGGACATTAACGGCGTAGGCGCCATATCCGCCTGCATAAAGATTAAACATCTTTCTCTTTCCAATATAAAATTTGAATAATACCGGAAATTCGATAGAATGAAAGTTGGAACGGATATATCCTTTGGTAACATCATTATTCCATTTTTGCTGAACCCCCTTATTGATGTAAATCAGGTTTATCTCAATCGCAGCCACTTTTTTAAAACGGTGTTCATAACCAAAACCCGCCATTCCTCCTATCTTTACTCCATTTCTGGCTCCTTCATTGTCATTTTCCGCACTCATTGTCGCAAAGCCTACACCACCGAGGATAGTAGCCAAGTCTCGTTTTTGGGAAATATCTCTTGCAGATAACGATTGGCTGGAAAATACGGAAAGCAGTGTCACTAAAATGATTCGTTGCATAAGTCTAATTTTGAATAGAACGCAAATATACCGGCAAATATATTTTCAGTTTACTTTTTTATCAAAAATACTTAATAACAGGTAGTGTATAGTTTGTACTATTTTCTGACGATAGTAACCCTTTCTCCTTTGGAATGGGATTTGAATTCCGGCGCGTACATGCTTTCTATCAATGTAATACCGTTGGAGAAATTACCCGCGATGGTCACCCGCATGGAATATTCAAACACATACACCCCTTTCTGCATCCAGTCCATAAAGAAATGAGTAGCCACATCTTTTGTGCTTTCATAGTAACCCAATCCATCCTGGTATTTGTACTGCGACAACACATTGACCGGTTCAAATCCGGCAGCACGCATATCTTTCAAGTGTACGTATTCCAG is drawn from Sphingobacteriales bacterium and contains these coding sequences:
- a CDS encoding PorT family protein; this translates as MQRIILVTLLSVFSSQSLSARDISQKRDLATILGGVGFATMSAENDNEGARNGVKIGGMAGFGYEHRFKKVAAIEINLIYINKGVQQKWNNDVTKGYIRSNFHSIEFPVLFKFYIGKRKMFNLYAGGYGAYAVNVQIKTKITNSVSGMVLVDDVKNNALSNDKNPKDVNDKRYFRAFDAGVSAGFEFVSKSGFGAGARVNKGLLDFTNPKFESPITDNKWITHTNVMFYALFKI